The Cupriavidus necator N-1 DNA window GTTGCTGCGAGGCGTCCTGGAAGTGCTCGACCGTGGCCGGTGTCACCGGTTGGCGCACCTCGGCCTTGGCCTGTTGCAGCAAGGTGGCGATTTCCGGCAATTGCGCCTTGCGATGCCAGGCAAAAAAGCGCGCAATGGCCTCGCGCGTGAGCGGCTCCTGGGCTGTGGTGACATCGACGTAGTTGTCGATCCACCAGTAGGCCAGGTGGTCACCCTGCTGGTATCCCAGCTTCATGGCGCTGCAGGCGCACAAGGCCGCGGCGCCCAGAATCGCGAAAATCCGCCGGGCCCAGCAATTGTGAAATTCAGAAACGGCGGCCCGATGCGCAGAAACCGCCATGTTAAAATCGGCGCGCATCGATGCCGGCCTGCCCAGGTGGCCGCCAGCCAAGTCCTGGCAAGGGTTTGCGGGGTTATGCGCAGGCCTGGCCGCACGTTTTCGCCAAACCTGGCGGCGCAGTCCGCCAAACACCCGGCTGGCGTTTTCAAGAATATTTTCGGACACACTCACTTAGGGGTCTCCTTGTGAATATCGTCATTCTCGCCGCGGGCATGGGCAAGCGGATGTATTCCGATTTGCCCAAGGTACTGCACCCGGTAGCCGGGCGGCCCATGCTCGCGCATGTCCTGGACACCGCCCGTGCGCTGTCGCCGTCGCGGCTGGTGGTCGTGGTCGGCCACGGTGCCGGGCGCGTGCGCGAGGCCGTTGCCGCCGACGATGTCGCCTTTGCCGAACAGCCCCAGCAGCTTGGCACGGGCCATGCGGTGATGCAGGCACTTCCCTTGTTGGACGACAGCCAGCCCACGTTGGTTCTGTATGGTGACGTGCCGCTCACCAGCGCTGCCACGCTCCAGGCACTCGTAGCCGAAGCCGGCACGCAGCGCTTTGGCGTGCTGACCGTGGAAATGCCCGACCCGACCGGCTATGGCCGCATTGTGCGCGATGCCGCGGGCAGCATCGTCCGCATCGTCGAGCAGAAGGATGCCAGCGACGCCGAGAAGGCCATCCGCGAGATCAACACCGGCATTATCGTGTGCCCCACCGGCCACCTGCGCAAGTGGCTGTCGACGCTGCGCAACGATAATGCCCAGGGCGAGTACTACCTGACCGACACGGTCGAGCGCGCCGTGGCCGATGGCGTGGAGACCGTCTCGGCCCAGCCGGCGGCGATCTGGGAGACGCTCGGCGTCAACAGCAAGCTGCAGCTGGCCGAGGTCGAGCGCATCCACCAGGGCAACCAGGCCCGGCGCCTGCTGGAAGCCGGCGTGACGCTGCTGGATCCGGCCCGTATCGACGTGCGCGGCGAACTGAGCTGCGGGCGCGACGTTACTATCGACGTGGGCTGCGTTTTCGAAGGGCGCGTGCACCTGGAAGACGGTGTGCGCATCGGCGCCCATTGCGTGATCCGCAACAGCACCGTCGGCGCCGGCGCCCAGGTGCACCCGTTCTGCCATATTGACGAGGCCAGGGTTGGCCCCGCCGGGCGCATCGGGCCGTACGCGCGGCTGCGTCCTGGCACCGAGCTGGGCGAGGACGTGCATATCGGTAACTTTGTCGAGGTCAAGAACGCCCAGGTGGCCGCGCACAGCAAGGCCAACCACCTGGCTTATGTGGGCGATGCCACGGTGGGGTCGCGCGTCAATATTGGCGCGGGTACCATCACCTGCAACTATGACGGGGTGAACAAGCACCGCACGGTGATCGAGGACGATGTCTTTATCGGCTCCGACACCCAGCTGGTGGCCCCGGTGACGGTGCGCCGCGGCGCCACGCTGGGTGCCGGCACCACGCTGACCAAGGAGGCGCCCGCCGACAAGCTGACGCTGTCGCGGGCCAAGCAGCTGACCATCGACGCCTGGCAGCGCCCGGTCAAGCAGCCGAAGAAGTAAGCGTCAGAGGGCCGTCCGCGGGCGGCCAGGGCACGCGCCGCCTCGGTGAGGCGGCGCCACAGGATTCATACCGGCGCCTGAGGTCTACGGGCAGGCGCCAGCAAACGGGGGTTCAGCATGTGTGGCATCGTCGGCGCGGTTTCCACGCGCAATATCGTTCCGGTCCTGATCGAAGGGTTGCGCCGCCTGGAGTATCGCGGTTATGACTCGTGCGGCGTCGCCGTCGTGCGCGACGATGCGGTCGAGCGCGCGCGCACCGTGTCGCGCGTGGCCGACCTGGACGCGCAGACGCAGGCTTCCGGCCTGTCGGGCTTCACCGGCGTGGCGCATACGCGCTGGGCCACGCATGGCAAGCCCGATACCGTCAACGCCCACCCGCACCTGTCGGGCGAGACCATCGCGCTGGTGCACAACGGCATCATCGAGAACTACGAGCCGTTGCGCGAAGAACTGCGCGCGGTCGGCTACGGCTTTGAATCGCAGACCGATAGCGAGGTGGTCGCCCACCTGATCCACCAGGCCTACACCTATCCCAGCAGTGCCACGCGCGGCGACCTGTTCGCCTCGGTGCGCGCGGTGACCAAGCGCCTGCACGGCGCCTACGCCATCGCCGTGTTCGCCAAGGACCAGCCCGGCCGCGTGGTCGGCGCGCGCGCCGGTTCGCCGCTGGTGGTGGCGCTGGGCGAGAACGAGGCCTTCCTGGCCTCCGACGCGCTGGCCGTGGCCGGCACCGCCAACCGCATCATCTACCTGGAAGAGGGCGATGTGGTCGAGATCACGCTGGACGGCGTGACCATCCACGACGTCGACGACCACCCGGTCGAGCGCGAGGCGCGCGTGGTCGAAGCGCACGCCGCATCGGTGGAACTGGGCCCGTACCGCCACTTCATGCAGAAGGAGATCTTCGAGCAGCCGCGCGCGCTGGGCGACACGCTGGAAGGCATTGAAAGCATTTCGCCGGAGCTGTTCGGCAGCGGCGCCGCCGAGGTCTTTGCCGGCATCGACAGCGTGCTGATCCTGGCCTGCGGCACCAGCTACTACTCCGGCTGCACCGCCAAATACTGGCTGGAGAGCATTGCCAGGATCCCGACCCAGGTCGAGGTCGCCAGCGAATACCGCTACCGCGAAACCGTGCCCAACCCGCGCGCGCTGGTGGTGGTGATCTCGCAGTCCGGCGAGACCGCCGACACCATGGCCGCGCTGCGCCATGCGCGCGCGCTTGGCCACGTGCACACGCTGGCGGTCTGCAATGTGGCCACCAGCGCCATGGTGCGCGAGACCGAGCTGCGCTTCCTGACGCGCGCCGGCACCGAGATCGGCGTGGCCTCGACCAAGGCCTTCACCACGCAGCTGGCCGCGCTCTACATGCTGACGCTGGCGCTGGCCAAGGTGCGCGGCCTGCTGACCGAAGACGCCGAGGCCAAGGCCCTGACCAACCTGCGCCACCTGCCCGTCGCGCTGCATGGCGTGCTGGCGCTGGAGCCGCAGATCATCGCCTGGTCGGAAGACTTCGCGCGCCGCGAGAACGCACTGTTCCTCGGCCGCGGCCTGCATTACCCGATCGCGCTGGAAGGCGCGCTCAAGCTCAAGGAAATCTCCTATATCCACGCCGAGGCCTACCCGGCGGGCGAACTGAAGCACGGCCCGCTGGCACTGGTCACCGAAGCCATGCCGGTAGTCACCGTCGCCCCCAACGACGCACTGCTGGAAAAGCTCAAGTCCAACATCCAGGAAGTGCGCGCCCGCGGTGGCCGCCTGTACGTGTTTGCCGACAGCGACACCCAGATCCAGTCGTCCGACGGCATCCAGGTGATCCGCCTGCCCGAGCACTACGGCGATCTCTCGCCGATCCTGCATGTTGTGCCGCTGCAGCTGCTGGCCTACCACACGGCCTGCGCCCGCGGCACCGACGTGGACAAGCCGCGTAACCTGGCGAAGTCGGTAACGGTGGAGTAAGGCACTCCTACCATCGTCAGATGGTTGGTCCTGTCCATTAGAAGTCGCCAAAACCTGCGTTAAATCTGCCCAACCCCCGCCCCGGAACTGCCCGGAAACCAAGACTGGGGCGGAATTGGGCGCTTCTAACGGAATCGCCGGCGCGGCACCTTGCACGCCAAACCGGCCGGGTTGGAGCCCAGATTTTTTGAGATCCGCCCCGCGATAATTCACCTTTGCAGTTTTCCGACTTGCCGTCCTCGCACTGCCTCTCGACCTGAGCCACATACGAACGCAAAGGTAGCCTCCGAAGGCGGGAACCGACTGGTCATTCCCTGACAGCAGCGGCGCTGGCTCTACCAGCATGGAACGAGTTCGGGAATCTTCCAGCCCGGCCGCGGGCGAGCGAGGCTTCAGTTTCGGGGCCGCCAATACGTCGGTTCTGCTTCCTCCGATCGGGGCTTCGCGTCCACGGTCGATACACCCCATGCAGGGCCGGACGGAGAGCGAAGGCCTGCTTTGCCTCCTCCGGGATTTGCTCCTATCGTGAATGTGCGTGTCGCTCTTATTTCAAAAGCCGAACCGGTGTGGATTTCCTGAGCTGACAAGTGTCGTTTGCCGCATTCGCCAGCAGCGGAACCTAGGGTGGCAGGGCAAGCATGCACTGACCTTGTAAGGTCTCGGCGTCTGGGACGACGAACGTGGTGAAGAAGGCGGTCACCGATGTGCCGCCTGGCGTCGGAGAAAGCAAGTGAAGAATGCCCACCATGTGCCGCCCGATAAGCTGGCGCCGCACAGCCAGTCCATCCAGCCTGCATGGGTTCGCATCACGCACTGGCTGAATCTCATCGCTGTGCTCATCATGATGCTTAGCGGCTGGCGCATCTACAACGCATCGCCGCTGTTCGGCTTCCACTTTCCCAATGCAATCACTCTGGGCGGCTGGCTTGCCGGGGGCCTGCAGTGGCATTTTGCGGCGATGTGGCTCCTTGTCGCCAATGGCCTGTTCTATTTGGTGATGAATATCGTCACGGGCCGTTTCCGGCGGCGCTTCTTTCCGCTTTCCGTCCCAGCGGCACTGCGTGACATTGCAGCAGCCATGCGTGGCAAGCTCGCGCACCCCAATCTGGCCGAATACAACGCTGCCCAGAAGCTCTTCTATGTGGGCGTGGTGGTGGTGATTGTGCTGACGGTGCTGTCTGGCCTTGCAATCTGGAAGTCGGTTCAATTTCCCTTGCTACGTGTATTGATGGGAGGCTACGACGCTGCGCGTTGGGTGCACTTCATCGGCATGAGCGCGATTGCGCTATTCCTTGTCATCCATGTGGTGATGGTGTTGCTGGTACCACGCACACTCATCATCATGTTGCGCGGACGCTAGTTCTCGATGCGGAGAATGGTCATGAGCAAAGCTGAGCAAATCGTCAGGCTCGACCGCAAGCTGATATTGCACGATGCAACGCGCGAGCTGAGCATGCCATCTCGCCGACTGTTCGGAAAGCGTGCCATTACGCTTGGTGGCTTGCTACTGCTGACGGGCTGCAGCATTACCGACAAACCGTCGGTTGAGTCCTTTCTAATGGCAGTTTCGCGCTTCAATGACCGCGTGCAGGGCTGGCTGTTCGACCCTAACCGGCTGGCGCCGACCTATCCCGAGTCAAGGCTGACGCGGCCGTTTCCTTTCAATGCCTACTACGGCCTCGCTGATGTACCAGAGGTAGATGCCAACGCGTTTCAACTGGAAGTCGGTGGCTTGGTCTCGCGCAGGACGGCATGGACCCTCGAAGAACTCTACGCGTTACCGCAGACGGCGCAGGTGACTCGCCATATTTGTGTCGAGGGGTGGAGTGCCATCGGCAAGTGGGGCGGTACGCGCTTCTCTGATTTTCTCCAGCGCGTCGGAGCCGATACCACTGCAAAATACGTGGGCTTTCTCTGCGCCGATGACTACTACACAAGCATCGACATGCCCACTGCGCTGCATCCACAGACCTTGCTTACTTTCACCTACGATGGCGAACGCCTGCCGCCGAAGTATGGGTTTCCGATAAAGCTGCGCATGCCCACCAAGCTTGGGTACAAGAACCCGAAGCACATTGTCGCGATTTACGTCACAAACAAGTATCCCGGCGGTTACTGGGAAGACCAGGGATACAACTGGTTTGGGGGCTCCTGACCCCCCGAAACCTGACCGGCAAGTCTGCCGGCCTCTCTTTACCAATCCAATCAAGGGGTACAACATGAACAAGCGCCTGGTTTTGCTGCTTTCCTCCGCGGTGTTGCTTGCCAGCCATGCATGGGCACAGGACGCGATGAAGAAGGACGAGATGGGAAAGGGCGCCATGGGTGCCAGCGGCAGCATGGCGAAAGAGTCCATGGGGAAGGACGATATGGACATGAAAAAAGAAAAAATGAGCAAGAGTCACGCCAAGAAGCCCCACGAAAAGAAGGAGGGCATGAGCAAAGGTACGATGGAAAAGGATTCCATGAGCAAGGACGCCACGAAGCAATAGTAGGTCGTACGCACCATCCCGTGGACTATCAGGCGAAAGGAAGCCTCGACATCCGCCGGCCGACAGCGGTTGAGGTTTCCGGCCAGCAAATTGCTCGTGGAGTTTGATGGGCTCGTGATTCATTGCTGGTTGCAGAACTTACGGATTGTCACGACTTGTGGGTCAACTCGGACGCCGACCGTACCGTTTGTTCCGGTAAGCAAGGCGCATCGCCGAGCTGCTGAATTTTTCCCAGGAGTCCACGTCATGAAGAAGCTGTTCGCTGCACTCGCTTCCGCCGCCCTCGTCGGTACCGTTTTCGCGCAGACTGCTGTGCCAGCTTCCGCGACTCAGCCGCAGGGCGGGGCGTCGAAAGACCAGGCGAAGGTCGTCAAGGAGAAGAGCGCCACGCTGGCAAAGGCCGACAAGAACCACAAGAGTGCCGGCGCGCATGAAGTAAAGGCCCAAGCCAGCACCAATAAGGAGAAGGCTGACGTAAAGGCCGATGCCAGTAAGTCAGCCGCCAAGGGCAGCCACCACAATGCGAGCAAGACGAAGGCCGCCCATACCGAGGCTGGTATGGCGAAGGCTGACGCAAAGAATGATTCCGACACGGCGAAAGCCAAGGCGGATGTGGCGAAGCCTGTGGCGCAGCCCGACGCCGCGAAGGCCGCGGCCAGCGTGGACAAGACGAAGAACCAGTAAGTTGCTCCTATCGGGCGTACCGAGGGGCCGTTGCCAGGGCGAAAGCCGTGGCGATGAAGCCTGAGTGCAGGAGCTTTGCGGAGAGCGCAGGTTAGCCGGAATGCCAGCCTGGTCTCTCCGCGCTTGTCACGTTTGGGGGCTTTCCCATGCCAATTCATGACGTCGGGGCTCGCCGACTGCATGGCGGAGTTCGCGGTCTTCGATGATTCCTTCGCCGTATGCAGGGCACTGCATCGCCCTCTGAGTACGGAGTCAAGTGATGGAGTCGACCCTGATAAATGGGTAGTTGGCCAAGGTGGCCAACGTTGGCGTGGAAATGGTTCGCTATTACCAACGATGCGGAATGCTGTCGATATCCGAACGCGTGCATGGCGCCATTCGTCAGTATTCCGGGGACAGCCTGCAGTGGCATCATTTCATTCGCCGGGCCCAGGCACTTGGGTTCACCCTGGACGAGGTTCGTACGCTGCTGCAACTGAACGACGGCAGCAAATGCGGAACTGCGCGTGCGCTGGCCGAACAAACGCTGCAAGTCGTCGAGGAACGGCTGCGCGATTTGCGGATGCTGCGGACCGAGTTGAGAAGTCTTGTTGGGCAATGCCGCGACAATCGCGATGAGGTCATGTGCCCGCTCATTGCCAACCTGTGTGAGGCCAATTGGCCAAAGTAGTCGCGGCTCAAGCCCTTGTGCGTCGTGCTCCGTGGCGAGGGCCGGCCGTTATGCCACGTACAGCAGGAACGCCCGCGCCATCTCCATATCCAGCCGCCGGTCCGACATTGCAAAGGTGCTGTCGCGGTTGATCAGCGCGTACAGCAGGGTGCCGGCCAGGGCCTGGTGCGCAAAGCGGATGCGCAGTTCCAGTTCCGGCGAGGCGCCCGCCGGGAGCAGCCGCGCCAGGCGTGAAGCCAGGTCGTCCATGTATTGCCGGTTGAGCTGCCGGATCGGATCCTCGCCGCTGGTGACGCGGGCCACCAGCGAGGCACGCAGCACCCCGGCATTGCGGTAGGCCCAGATGCGGCTGTCGCGCGCCAGCGTGCACACGGCGTCTTCCAGCGTCGGCGGGCATGTGTCGAGTTGCGCAAGGCGCTCGGCCATGGCCTTGCGCAGCGTGGTCAGCACCAGGGCCTGCAAAGCCTTGAAATAGCTCTCCTTGCCTTCGAAGCGGCTGTAGAACGCGCCGGTCGTGACGCCGGCGTGCGCGCAGATTTCCTGGATCGAGACCTGTTCCAGCGTGCGCTCGCGCAGCAGCCGGCGGCCGGCTTCCAGCAGCAGCAGCGTGGTGCGCAGGCCACGCGAATAGCGCGGTGCGGCATAGCCGGCGTGGCCTTCCAGCCCGGTCAGCTTGTTTTCCATGACGACCCTTTCTCCCCGCGGGGCGTGGCTTGGGCCCGCCCCGGCATGTCCGTGTTTTTACGGATGTCGTGAACCGTATCCGGCCAACATACTGGCCCGAAAACGTAATCCATATTACGAATTGAGCGGCGCCGTGCCTATCAGGTGCCGCCCGGAGACCGATGTCCGCCCTTAGGGAGACCTCGCATGACCATGTCCTACCAGCCGCGCCGCGCGTGGTTGACCGCAGTGCTGTTGTTCTTCTTCCTGGTGGTCAACGCCATGGACAAGATGGTGGTGGGCCTGCTGGCCGCGCCGATGATGGATGAACTGGGGCTGACGCCGGCGCAGTTCGGCCTGGTCGGCAGCAGCTTCTTCTGGCTGTTCGCGGTGTCCGGCGTGCTGGGCGGCTTTCTTGCCAACCGCACGCCGACCTCGCGGCTGCTGGTCTGCATGGCGCTGGCATGGTCGCTGTGCCAGATCCCGCTGGCGCTGTCGTCCAGCCTGGCGGTGCTGATCATCTCGCGCATCCTGCTGGGCTTCATGGAAGGGCCGGCTGCGCCGGTGGCGATCCACGCCTGCTACAAGTGGTTTCCGGACCGCCGGCGCAACCTGCCCGTGGCGGTGCTGACGCAGGGGGCCGGGATCGGCATCGTGCTGGCGGGCTTTCTGATCCCGGCGGTCGCCGTGCATTGGGGCTGGCGCGCCAACTTCTACGTGCTGGCGGCGCTGGGTGTGCTGTGGGCCGTGGCCTGGCTGACGCTCGGGCGCGAAGGGACGCTCGACGAACACCCGGCGGGGCATGGCGCCCCCCACGCCCCCGCGGCCGCCGGCGCGCCGCAGCGCCTGCCATACCGCGTATTGCTGAGCGATCCCACGGTGCTCGGCTGCTTCGCGCTGCGGCTGGCGGCATACTGGGGCCTGGCGCTGTGCCTGACCTGGATCCCTCCTACCTGCAGAGCGGGCTGGGCTTCGGCCACGCCGTCAGCGGCAAGCTGTTCGCGCTGATCATCGGCACCAACCTGCCGTTGACGCTGGCCATTGCATGGTTCTCTGAGCGGCTGCTGGCGCGCGGCGTGTCGTCGCGGGTTGCGCGCGGGCGGGTCTCGGCCGGCATGCTGCTGCTGGCCGGCGGCTTCTTCCTGTTGCTGCTGTGGCCGGACACCACGCCGGCCATGCGGGTGGGCCTGCTGGTAGTGGCCTGCGTGTGCGCGCCGGCGATCTATTCGCTGGGCCCGGCGATGCTGGCCGAGGTCGTGCCGGCGGGGCAGCGCGGTGCGATCCTCGCCATCGATGCATCGGTGTCGTCGCTGGCCGGCGTGCTGGCGCCGCTGGTCACAGGCGTGCTGGTGCAGAACGTTCCGGGGGCACGCGGTTTCGAGCTGGGCCTGGCCGTGTGCGGCGCGATCATGGTGGCGGCGGCGCTGGCCGGGCTGTACGTGTTGACATCCCCCCCGTCCTCAGCCTTCGGCTGCCGCCTTA harbors:
- a CDS encoding prolipoprotein diacylglyceryl transferase; the protein is MKKLFAALASAALVGTVFAQTAVPASATQPQGGASKDQAKVVKEKSATLAKADKNHKSAGAHEVKAQASTNKEKADVKADASKSAAKGSHHNASKTKAAHTEAGMAKADAKNDSDTAKAKADVAKPVAQPDAAKAAASVDKTKNQ
- a CDS encoding MFS transporter; the protein is MTMSYQPRRAWLTAVLLFFFLVVNAMDKMVVGLLAAPMMDELGLTPAQFGLVGSSFFWLFAVSGVLGGFLANRTPTSRLLVCMALAWSLCQIPLALSSSLAVLIISRILLGFMEGPAAPVAIHACYKWFPDRRRNLPVAVLTQGAGIGIVLAGFLIPAVAVHWGWRANFYVLAALGVLWAVAWLTLGREGTLDEHPAGHGAPHAPAAAGAPQRLPYRVLLSDPTVLGCFALRLAAYWGLALCLTWIPPTCRAGWASATPSAASCSR
- a CDS encoding TetR/AcrR family transcriptional regulator, which codes for MENKLTGLEGHAGYAAPRYSRGLRTTLLLLEAGRRLLRERTLEQVSIQEICAHAGVTTGAFYSRFEGKESYFKALQALVLTTLRKAMAERLAQLDTCPPTLEDAVCTLARDSRIWAYRNAGVLRASLVARVTSGEDPIRQLNRQYMDDLASRLARLLPAGASPELELRIRFAHQALAGTLLYALINRDSTFAMSDRRLDMEMARAFLLYVA
- a CDS encoding MFS transporter translates to MPDLDPSYLQSGLGFGHAVSGKLFALIIGTNLPLTLAIAWFSERLLARGVSSRVARGRVSAGMLLLAGGFFLLLLWPDTTPAMRVGLLVVACVCAPAIYSLGPAMLAEVVPAGQRGAILAIDASVSSLAGVLAPLVTGVLVQNVPGARGFELGLAVCGAIMVAAALAGLYVLTSPPSSAFGCRLTAERARIPTALRDALRSHFGGFLLRRAA
- the glmU gene encoding bifunctional UDP-N-acetylglucosamine diphosphorylase/glucosamine-1-phosphate N-acetyltransferase GlmU produces the protein MNIVILAAGMGKRMYSDLPKVLHPVAGRPMLAHVLDTARALSPSRLVVVVGHGAGRVREAVAADDVAFAEQPQQLGTGHAVMQALPLLDDSQPTLVLYGDVPLTSAATLQALVAEAGTQRFGVLTVEMPDPTGYGRIVRDAAGSIVRIVEQKDASDAEKAIREINTGIIVCPTGHLRKWLSTLRNDNAQGEYYLTDTVERAVADGVETVSAQPAAIWETLGVNSKLQLAEVERIHQGNQARRLLEAGVTLLDPARIDVRGELSCGRDVTIDVGCVFEGRVHLEDGVRIGAHCVIRNSTVGAGAQVHPFCHIDEARVGPAGRIGPYARLRPGTELGEDVHIGNFVEVKNAQVAAHSKANHLAYVGDATVGSRVNIGAGTITCNYDGVNKHRTVIEDDVFIGSDTQLVAPVTVRRGATLGAGTTLTKEAPADKLTLSRAKQLTIDAWQRPVKQPKK
- a CDS encoding cytochrome b/b6 domain-containing protein, which gives rise to MKNAHHVPPDKLAPHSQSIQPAWVRITHWLNLIAVLIMMLSGWRIYNASPLFGFHFPNAITLGGWLAGGLQWHFAAMWLLVANGLFYLVMNIVTGRFRRRFFPLSVPAALRDIAAAMRGKLAHPNLAEYNAAQKLFYVGVVVVIVLTVLSGLAIWKSVQFPLLRVLMGGYDAARWVHFIGMSAIALFLVIHVVMVLLVPRTLIIMLRGR
- a CDS encoding molybdopterin-dependent oxidoreductase, whose amino-acid sequence is MSKAEQIVRLDRKLILHDATRELSMPSRRLFGKRAITLGGLLLLTGCSITDKPSVESFLMAVSRFNDRVQGWLFDPNRLAPTYPESRLTRPFPFNAYYGLADVPEVDANAFQLEVGGLVSRRTAWTLEELYALPQTAQVTRHICVEGWSAIGKWGGTRFSDFLQRVGADTTAKYVGFLCADDYYTSIDMPTALHPQTLLTFTYDGERLPPKYGFPIKLRMPTKLGYKNPKHIVAIYVTNKYPGGYWEDQGYNWFGGS
- the glmS gene encoding glutamine--fructose-6-phosphate transaminase (isomerizing), coding for MCGIVGAVSTRNIVPVLIEGLRRLEYRGYDSCGVAVVRDDAVERARTVSRVADLDAQTQASGLSGFTGVAHTRWATHGKPDTVNAHPHLSGETIALVHNGIIENYEPLREELRAVGYGFESQTDSEVVAHLIHQAYTYPSSATRGDLFASVRAVTKRLHGAYAIAVFAKDQPGRVVGARAGSPLVVALGENEAFLASDALAVAGTANRIIYLEEGDVVEITLDGVTIHDVDDHPVEREARVVEAHAASVELGPYRHFMQKEIFEQPRALGDTLEGIESISPELFGSGAAEVFAGIDSVLILACGTSYYSGCTAKYWLESIARIPTQVEVASEYRYRETVPNPRALVVVISQSGETADTMAALRHARALGHVHTLAVCNVATSAMVRETELRFLTRAGTEIGVASTKAFTTQLAALYMLTLALAKVRGLLTEDAEAKALTNLRHLPVALHGVLALEPQIIAWSEDFARRENALFLGRGLHYPIALEGALKLKEISYIHAEAYPAGELKHGPLALVTEAMPVVTVAPNDALLEKLKSNIQEVRARGGRLYVFADSDTQIQSSDGIQVIRLPEHYGDLSPILHVVPLQLLAYHTACARGTDVDKPRNLAKSVTVE
- a CDS encoding MerR family DNA-binding protein translates to MANVGVEMVRYYQRCGMLSISERVHGAIRQYSGDSLQWHHFIRRAQALGFTLDEVRTLLQLNDGSKCGTARALAEQTLQVVEERLRDLRMLRTELRSLVGQCRDNRDEVMCPLIANLCEANWPK
- a CDS encoding pentapeptide MXKDX repeat protein, giving the protein MNKRLVLLLSSAVLLASHAWAQDAMKKDEMGKGAMGASGSMAKESMGKDDMDMKKEKMSKSHAKKPHEKKEGMSKGTMEKDSMSKDATKQ